One window from the genome of Emys orbicularis isolate rEmyOrb1 chromosome 22, rEmyOrb1.hap1, whole genome shotgun sequence encodes:
- the LOC135893354 gene encoding olfactory receptor class A-like protein 4 yields the protein MTGSSLDACTAKVPRLWEEVGFPGWHGHLDITGLPCVAFTGLSGHARAMTPDARSQGNVVQVTLYGALVLLCLLGNSLVLLMVLAMTVKHGTMAASDLLLANLSTVNLLLTALRNTLIFTADLGLQLSLSATWCRVFMFTWVLLRAMSTWATSCLSIFHCRTIRKQHPLGAREARGARDAAIAVSALWMANVLYSLPALVYSSHVAGNTTLSPMLVSSTTRPLLGCTWAFPSQQSGLAYATASLVIQETVPVVLMLGANVYTLHKLKGHVRAMGAENGVARFASERRAAKVILALVVLFVGCWGTNTLAVGYHSFTSWPTAPFLLQAANFCASLFLGMSPLVILAGHSQLRRTLRRMMCAC from the coding sequence ATGACGGGATCATCTCTGGATGCCTGCACAGCCAAGGTGCCCCGTCTCTGGGAGGAGGTGGGTTTCCCAGGCTGGCACGGGCACTTGGATATAACAGGCCTGCCTTGTGTTGCTTTCACAGGGCTTTCGGGGCACGCCAGAGCAATGACACCGGATGCGCGGTCTCAGGGCAACGTGGTGCAGGTGACTCTGTATGGTGCTCTGGTccttctctgcctgctgggcaatAGCCTGGTTCTCCTAATGGTCCTTGCCATGACTGTGAAGCATGGCACCATGGCTGCTTCTGACCTTCTCCTGGCCAACCTCTCCACTGTCAACCTCCTTCTCACAGCGCTGCGGAACACGCTGATCTTCACAGCTGACCTGGGGCTACAGCTCTCCTTGTCTGCCACTTGGTGTAGGGTCTTCATGTTCACCTGGGTGCTCTTGAGAGCTATGAGcacctgggccacttcctgcctgAGCATCTTCCATTGCCGTACCATAAGGAAGCAGCATCCCCTAGGGGCTAGGGAAGCCAGAGGGGCCAGGGACGCAGCTATTGCTGTATCTGCCCTCTGGATGGCGAATGTGTTGTATTCTCTTCCTGCCTTGGTGTATTCCAGCCACGTGGCTGGGAATACCACTCTCTCCCCGATGCTAGTGAGCAGTACCACCAGGCCTTTGCTGGGCTGTACATGGGCTTTCCCTTCCCAGCAGAGCGGGCTGGCCTATGCCACGGCTTCCTTAGTCATCCAGGAAACTGTGCCCGTAGTCCTGATGCTGGGCGCCAATGTGTACACCTTGCACAAACTGAAGGGGCACGTGAGAGCCATGGGGGCCGAGAATGGGGTGGCCAGGTTTGCCTCTGAGCGGAGAGCTGCCAAGGTCATCCTGGCCCTGGTCGTTCTGTTTGTGGGCTGCTGGGGGACCAACACGCTGGCAGTCGGCTACCACAGCTTCACCAGCTGGCCCACCGCACCCTTCCTGCTTCAGGCTGCAAATTTCTGCGCCTCGCTCTTCTTGGGGATGAGCCCCCTGGTAATCCTGGCAGGGCACAGCCAGCTGCGAAGGACGCTCCGGAGAATGATGTGTGCGTGCTAA